ACAGTTATAAATCCTCACACATCATGTTAACTCAGAGGCAGTCAGTCACCAgaataatatacaaaattcagACCTAAgacttcttcatttttattcactACAGACCCAACAGGGTGCCCAATATTCAAATAGAATTGAAGGTGAGACCACAGTCATCATTTCTCATAGTCTCGACTCCAATATGCCAGAACAATTTATCTTGAGAATGTAAACTGTAACTTTTTTAGTAGGGTTCAATAAAAGAAGCTATAGAAAACATGTCTcacggggcagggggaggctcAGTAATTTGGGCCTGGAATGGAATTGTAGAGCTAACAATGATtctgtgaaatattttatgtaatagaACCTATGCTCTTTACCTGATAGAGTCGCAATCAACTTTAGGCTTTGTTCTAAACCAAACACTTCAATGGGGATAAAAGGCAAAGAATGAAGTcaaaatgaaaatactgtatttcagtttgtatttttaatttatgaaaactTGTTGAAAGgagatcacacacacacccccccaaacACATTCCCAGCAAGCTAGATTTTCATGCTCCTTTTATCGCTGTTTCACTCTTGGCCTGTTTTTTAATGAACGAGCCAGAACCAGGCCAGCATACACTCTCAGAGGAAAGCCCCCAGACCTGCCATGTGTAGGAGACAAAGCCACACCACCAACGGTCCTTGCCTTTGGTGTCTATGGATGTTGCACGATTTTGCCccatataaagaaaaaagctaaATCCCACTCATGTTTTTATTGAATAAAGTGTTTGGAATCTAACATGTATGACTTCAAAAACACAGAAgagtaaaataaacagaaaatctgttCTGTGTTGTCTGAAACTTCTGAACTAAAGAACGTTGACGAGAATGTTCTTTACATTAAATGGCAATGTGGGATTGTACAGCCTATAACGAACAGACACTCTTTACATCAAGAAAACAGGGTGAAGAGAGAAACAATTATGAATGTGGAATTGAGAAATGCCCTAAATATAGTGGAAAGTGTCAAGAGACAGAAACAATATGGAGCTGAAAATCCTAGTACCGAGAAAGCAGTATAAGGTTTCAGTGAAACTCTGGCGACATTAAACTGTGATTCTGGGGTTGTACAAAGTCTACCAGGATAAAACGCTGACCAGGTTACAATGCTTTCCACATCAAAATTCAAATGTATCTCAATGGGAAATACTCCATAACGTTAAGTCTGGTGATATAATAGGTCAGTAAGGAAACAAGCTTTACAAAAATTCCTTCAGAGTTATATTTGCAATTAGCCCAACTGATATTTATTCTGCATAGgaccagaaaaaaggaaaggctcATAAACTTCTTATATTCTTCTTAACTTAGAAACATATCTATTATGAGAAGGGTTACTATATCAAATTCATGCCATGTTATTTGCATCCattattagtaaaaatatttacaaataggATACCAAcatcaaactttttaaaattcaaatttattacGGCTTTAAGGAAATACATGATGAGCCATCCAAGCTCTTTCtaaactacattttttaaattgttcttttcaaagaatgtTGTAAACACTTTAGTGTTCAATATAAAAAGATGATTGAGATGCAcaattcatgattttatgtattcatgCAGAGTAAAGAGGAAATGATGTTGAATCAAACTCCCAAACCCAAATATCTGGGTAACCGAGTCAAATACTTGAAAGCTGATTTGTGTGTGTCTGACtctgtgtatctgtgtatattttttttttaaagattttatttatttatttggcagagagagatcacatgtaggcagagaggcaggcagagagagtgagagggaagcaggctccctgccgagcagagagcccgatgcgggactcgatcccaggaccccgagatcatgacctgagccgaaggcagcggcttaaaccactgagccacccaggctcccctatctgtgtatatttgatataatttttaaCTACTTTAGGAGCACCCCAAATGGATCTGAAAGCTGCCTGTCTAAACTCTTCAAATTCAACAATTCCATCATTTCTTCCCCATTATAAAACCAGAAGATTTAAACATACCAGAAGTGCAGAACCAGTAGGACCATTTCTCTCCTTAGCAATAATATCTACTTCCAGATTGGCTAGATCTAAAGCTAATGGTTAAGTGGAATCTGGCTTCCTCCCAAACCAGCTATGATGAATTCCTATGGTCCCTGTTTTAGACAGACAGGCCCTGAGGGgttcactctggaaaacagaaacatGAGGTCATTTCCAAAACCCACTGCCatcaggaaagacttcagaaAGTCCTCTTGAAGACACACAGTCATCGTTTTATGCTTCATGCAGTTCAAAGATTGCTCTCGTCTACCATAGCtctaaatcaaaagaaaattagaaaaggagtTTCCAGGAAACATTTTAAGACCCTACCGAAGGTTGGattttaatctttgacaaaaaagaTGTcacccaaacatttatttttcattcctatTCTGTGAAAAGGCTTCTGAAGACCAACTTTAGCTTCTGTCCAACTTAGGCTCAATGCTTGGTGCTTAAGTCTTTTTCAGAAGGTGAAATTATTTCAATTCTGTTCCTGAGGAACGAGTGGGGTTTCTCTGGAGGTGCTCCCTGTTCCCCCCCAGAATGTATAACATTTCCTTTGATCGTCACAACAGTCCTCTGAGACTGGAGAGACAAACCctctccattttactgatgagttTATTAGCAGGTGACTTGCTAAGTGGCGTGGTATAAGCAGAACTATAATGCCAGAACAAAACACTCGAGTCCAGCACTTCATAGTTTTTATGCAAAAGCATCAAAAAGAGGTATGACTACTAACTGACTAATGAATCTATTTGAACATGTGGATGATATAATCCTCACACGGGTTACTCCCTTTTGAGCTTGACCACAACACCCATCTAGACCAAAACTGAAGAGTTTACTTGCAAATGATGGCTACAACTTTGCCCTTCATATATTTTAGACACCAAACGCCTAACTGCCCTCACTAAGAAACTACTTTCCTCCTGGGCAAgagaaaagaacttaaaaatccACAGCTGCCATGAGAATGACTTAAAAGAGAAAGTTGATAGAATCATATAAgcccaggaaagaaaaaggaattcccAAGGAAGTTATAAGGAAATGTATAGAATAGTTGTGTTATCTTTCAGATTTTAAACATCAGAAATGAAACCAGCCATATCATTCATGTTTTCCtatgaaaaaatgtaaatgactacactatttaataaatgtaaatgactACACTGTGTCATCAACGTCAATGACTATACTAATTAAACTAGAACCTTGTGATTGAAGAGATGTATACTTATGTTTAGTTCCTCTTTATGATTACTGCTTTAAATCTAGCAAAAGAGATTCATCGTCCTCTACTTTCACTTGGGGTTTAAAAGTAACTTTCAAAGGCTCAGGGGTTGAGatctcccctccttctctgggAGGATACACCGCCCTGGCCTCCTCGCGGTCTGTTTCACTGAGCTCATCAGTGTAGAGCTCACTGATGGGGCCCAGAGACTCACTTCTGGCAATGATGTCCACACCCATCTCCCTGACCTCCTCTGCATCTTCGGCCGCAGTTTGGTCTTTGGCTTTCCGAAGGCTACGCATCTTAAAAGCTTCCCTTGAGGGAGCTGCGTTAGAAATGGATTTCTTAAACCTTTCCCCTGACTGTTTCAGCCTCTCTCCCGACTGCCTTAATCTTTCCCCGGACTGCCTTAGCCTTTCTCTCCTCTCCGGGGTCACTATTCTAGTTCTAATTCTGTTCACTTTCTTGTCAAAATTCTGCCGTGTCTtctgcatgttttctttggaaaatgccTTTTTGATATTATCAATGCGCTCCTTGCCTGACTTTCTAAGCCTGGCAGATCTGCTTTCTTCGACGTAATATTCTTCATCTGAAGACAGATCTATTGGAGGGTCAAAGACATCCTCGTCGGTCTCTTGATTCTCAGTCAGGCTTCTGTCTTTAACAATAGACAGGGATGTCGGACACCGAATCTCCTCCtggatgaaagaaaaagaaagcacattAGGTATCAGTTCTTTCACCTTCTGGCCACGCCATTTCCATCTCCTCCATGGGCTGTgcaccctctgcctgctccttaACTGTTGGCTTTTCGCAGggtttctctctccttgtctcttGTTGCTTCGTCTCCCCAGCTCAGCTAGAGCAACCTGATCCACTCCTCTGCTTGCAGAACCAATGGTAAGCAAATGcacaaatattttatcttcacctctccccttctcctaaGATGACACACAATTCTAAATGACAGAGAGATGTTACCTGGATGTAACAGAGACTCGTCAAACTTAACATTAACATTACCAGGGTCCCTGGGTACCTTGGccgggtaagcatctgactcttgatttcagctcaggtctttttttttttatgttttttttttttaagattttatttatttatttggcagagagagatcacaagttggcagagaggcaggcagagagagagagagagagaagcaggctccctgctgagcagagagcccgatgcgggactcgattccaggaccctgagatcatgacctgagccgaaggcagtggtttagcccactgagccacccaggcaccctatgttattttttttttaaatatttttgagagagcaagcgagggagagagagaaagagagagagagagagagagagggagagagctagagagcacaagcaggggtaggggcagaaggacagggagaagcaatctcactgctgagcaggcagccagattcagggctcaatcccaggactccaggatcatgacctgagccaaaggcagatgcttaaccaaccaaaccACTCAGGGGCCCCTCAGCATCAGatcttgagctcagggtcctgagttcaagccccacatgggctccatgCCGGACATGAagcttacttaaataaataaataaataaataaaaacaaaaaatttaaaaacttaacatGTCCAAAAATTAAGGTTCACACAGCATCTTCTCCACACCTGCTTCTTTCCCTGGGTCTCCCAGCCACCAACCCCCCTTTAGGTATGACCCAAATAGAAATCTCGGAATTTTCAACCCAAGTATTTCCTCTCCTTCTCATCCCATATCCAACAGGTCACTAAGTACCGTTAATAACACTGCTTAAtaacccctgccccctcctcc
Above is a window of Meles meles chromosome 11, mMelMel3.1 paternal haplotype, whole genome shotgun sequence DNA encoding:
- the CAVIN4 gene encoding caveolae-associated protein 4 is translated as MEHNGSSSNADKIHQNRLSSVTEDEDQDAALTIVTVLDKVATIVDSVQASQKRLEERHREMENAIKSVQIDLLKLSQSHSNTGYVINKLFEKTRKVSAHIKDVKARVERQQVHVKKVESKQEEIMKKNKFRVVIFQEEIRCPTSLSIVKDRSLTENQETDEDVFDPPIDLSSDEEYYVEESRSARLRKSGKERIDNIKKAFSKENMQKTRQNFDKKVNRIRTRIVTPERRERLRQSGERLRQSGERLKQSGERFKKSISNAAPSREAFKMRSLRKAKDQTAAEDAEEVREMGVDIIARSESLGPISELYTDELSETDREEARAVYPPREGGEISTPEPLKVTFKPQVKVEDDESLLLDLKQ